A genomic stretch from Styela clava chromosome 5, kaStyClav1.hap1.2, whole genome shotgun sequence includes:
- the LOC120344726 gene encoding uncharacterized protein LOC120344726 translates to MKVEQSQISNKLPTVEMDVNSVKCCFIVDSGSRYNLDLHNKAYREIRKNTLKCGKLCPADTKVFAYGSKKPLKLIGKFAANVKSNDGQQLSAYFYVTKHANSCFMSNDTAKQLEILKIIHSIENEREWRTKEILSEILFHGAN, encoded by the coding sequence ATGAAGGTTGAACAGTCTCAGATATCTAATAAGCTTCCAACAGTTGAAATGGATGTTAATAGTGTTAAATGCTGTTTTATTGTTGACAGTGGTTCTAGGTATAACCTAGACCTACACAACAAAGCGTATCGAGAAATACGAAAGAATACTCTAAAATGTGGCAAGTTATGTCCTGCTGATACAAAGGTATTTGCTTATGGCAGTAAAAAACCATTGAAACTCATTGGCAAATTTGCTGCAAATGTGAAGTCAAATGATGGCCAGCAACTGTCAGCTTATTTCTATGTAACAAAACATGCCAACAGTTGTTTTATGTCTAATGACACAGCAAAACAACTTGAAATACTGAAGATTATACATTCCATTGAAAATGAACGAGAATGGCGTACAAAGGAAATTCTGTCAGAAATTCTATTTCACGGTGCCAATTAA
- the LOC120344722 gene encoding beta-1,3-glucan-binding protein-like — protein MKALLVILGLIYACSAYVVQQPTITLLEPQGIQFSYPADQGTTLVAYHFSINSDVIGVAAGQYNVDVNSPTNGAFVYRDTSIVVGEGDTVSYWVNVINNGAGYLLTDQSYTFTAPTMPTTTQPQPVTTQQPTQVPTAGDNEVTNAPQTTTKPTSGGSGSGGGNGGTVSTTCSVYPCDASCDMGVPPCNGLIFEENWDTFDLSRWQHEITMSGGGNWEFQVYSNNRTNSYVRDNTLFIKPTLTADHYGESFLSSGTLDLWGSSPADFCTANSFWGCQRTGSGSNYINPAQSARIRSVHSFSVKYGRIEVVAKMPKGDWLWPAIWMLPRDNAYGGWPASGEIDIVEARGNTNLKDESGVSKGYDNMGMTLHWGPYWPMNAYTLTTVERVNASNPYGTDFHKWVVDWTDEYIDFYVDDDLLRRVDPGSSGFWNYGDFGTSAPGSDNPWENGNKMTPFDQEFYLLLNVAVGGTNGFFPDSWTNSPSPKPWLNNSPTAMRDFWQAKNQWYPTWQADVNNGENAAMQVKSIKVWAN, from the exons ATGAAGGCGTTGCTCGTGATTTTGGGCCTCATCTATGCTTGTAGTGCCTATGTGGTACAACAACCAACGATTACGCTGCTTGAACCACAGGGTATTCAATTTTCATATCCAG CTGATCAAGGAACCACTCTTGTTGCTTACCACTTCAGTATAAACAGTGATGTGATCGGTGTAGCTGCAGGACaatataacgttgatgttaacTCGCCAACCA ATGGAGCATTCGTCTACAGAGATACAAGTATTGTAGTAGGTGAAGGTGACACGGTGTCCTATTGGGTAAACGTTATCAACAATGGAGCAGGATACTTGTTAACTGACCAATCTTATACCTTTACAG CACCAACAATGCCGACGACAACGCAACCGCAACCTGTCACAACCCAGCAGCCTACACAAGTGCCTACAGCAGGAGATAATGAAGTGACTAATGCTCCACAAACTACGACTAAACCAACTA GTGGTGGAAGTGGCAGCGGTGGCGGCAATGGAGGAACTGTAAGCACTACTTGCTCTGTTTATCCTTGCGACGCATCTTGTGACATGGGTGTACCTCCCTGTAACGGACTTATATTCGAAGAAAACTGGGACACCTTCGACTTGTCTAGGTGGCAGCATGAGATAACAATGTCTGGTGGTGGTAACTGGGAGTTTCAAGTGTACAGCAACAATAGGACAAACAGTTATGTTCGTGACAACACGCTTTTCATCAAACCA ACACTGACTGCAGATCATTACGGAGAATCTTTTCTTTCATCCGGGACACTTGATTTGTGGGGAAGCAGCCCTGCCGATTTCTGCACTGCAAACTCATTCTGGGGTTGCCAACGAACGGGAAGCGGTTCGAACTACATTAATCCTGCCCAGTCGGCTAG aatACGAAGTGTGCATTCATTCTCTGTAAAATATGGACGCATTGAAGTTGTAGCTAAAATGCCTAAAGGGGATTGGTTGTGGCCAGCAATTTGGATGTTGCCCAg GGACAACGCATACGGTGGATGGCCAGCGTCAGGAGAGATCGATATTGTTGAGGCCCGAG GCAACACGAATCTTAAAGACGAAAGCGGAGTTTCTAAAGGCTACGACAACATGGGTATGACCCTACACTGGGGACCTTACTGGCCAATGAACGCATATACTCTAACAACTGTTGAACG TGTCAACGCTTCAAACCCATACGGAACCGACTTTCACAAATGGGTCGTAGACTGGACAGATGAGTACATTGATTTCTACGTTGATGATGATCTTCTCAGAAGAGTTGATCCGGGAAGTAGTGGATTTTGGAATTATGGAGATTTTGGAACTTCTGCACCGGGATCTGATAATCCATGGGAAAATGGAAACAAAATGACACCATTTGACCAAGAA TTCTATCTTCTTCTAAATGTTGCTGTGGGTGGAACTAACGGCTTCTTCCCGGATTCGTGGACTAATTCACCAAGTCCTAAACCGTGGCTCAACAACTCACCAACTGCAATGAGAGACTTTTGGCAAGCAAAAAATCAATG GTACCCGACGTGGCAGGCAGATGTAAACAACGGAGAGAATGCCGCCATGCAAGTTAAAAGTATCAAAGTCTGGGCGAATTGA